A DNA window from Methanomicrobia archaeon contains the following coding sequences:
- a CDS encoding NADH-quinone oxidoreductase subunit L encodes MNVIFAWLCWIFPLIGVPLAPLLAKIHPKLRDYGAIFLSFLAALSAVMLIPYLFRLEELPIDSSISWLTVPIELNFGVLVDPVSILMANVVAVISFFIMVYSYGYMKGSPSLTRWWVFMNFFIGGMLLLVLSNNLLFLFFGWKIVGLCSWGLIGFYYLDEQKYWIGGPPPTRYITPSHAGLKAMVVTSAGDLLLLGGILIIYAYAHTLNILTLYDTASIWIPEMAQSSGLITLTVVLLLAGPVGKSAQFPLHEWLPEAMAGPGPVSALIHAATMVKSGVYLVARLIPIFFLGYWAAGINEAFTFFILVAWIGAITAFVAATQGMTAVELKKALAFSTVSQIGYMMLALGVAGFTASSLTGGFTSGLSHLLSHAMFKAALFLCAGSVIHTAGSIYMTDMGALRKYMPYTWLFMFIASLSLMGVPPLPGFWSKDAILASVWATHNYPLFLLALITVAITAFYTFRFVGLTFYGNKSENVEQREEKGAHLGEPHITMVAACGILAVLLVLLGLTFSVVEPLLEGGFEYSLVEKLHLPVEHHGAHSLVPPVLSLIFIALGAVPAYLLYISKRHNPDGTLNALFEKYPVMKTLHKFFWNRWYIDSTYYKIFVDGTIKLLPIVVNRIENPLDNTFHAKIPAFFYFMAFRVVKPFENGLDRVFHRMIPAIPGKLIDLVKYLQTERGVIGFNLLYVLLFYIFVLLLILWVVI; translated from the coding sequence ATGAACGTTATATTTGCGTGGTTATGCTGGATCTTCCCGCTGATCGGGGTGCCCCTGGCTCCTCTTTTAGCCAAGATCCATCCGAAGCTGAGGGATTACGGCGCTATATTTCTCTCATTCCTCGCCGCGCTCTCAGCCGTGATGCTCATACCTTATCTCTTCCGTCTTGAAGAGCTGCCCATTGATAGCTCAATCTCCTGGCTCACGGTGCCCATAGAATTGAACTTCGGCGTTCTTGTGGATCCCGTAAGCATCCTGATGGCGAATGTCGTTGCGGTAATCAGCTTCTTCATCATGGTCTACTCCTATGGGTACATGAAGGGCAGCCCGTCCTTGACCCGGTGGTGGGTCTTCATGAATTTCTTCATCGGCGGCATGCTCCTCCTCGTGCTCTCGAACAACCTGCTCTTTCTCTTCTTCGGCTGGAAGATCGTGGGGCTCTGTAGCTGGGGGCTGATCGGTTTCTACTATCTGGACGAGCAGAAATACTGGATTGGCGGGCCTCCGCCCACACGCTATATAACACCCTCACATGCGGGGTTGAAGGCGATGGTGGTGACCTCAGCAGGGGATCTCCTTCTGCTCGGCGGGATCCTGATTATCTATGCCTATGCACACACCCTGAATATCCTGACGCTCTATGACACCGCATCGATATGGATACCGGAGATGGCTCAGTCCTCGGGCTTGATCACCCTCACGGTGGTGCTCCTTCTCGCAGGGCCTGTCGGTAAGTCCGCTCAGTTCCCACTGCACGAATGGCTTCCCGAAGCTATGGCCGGACCGGGACCCGTTTCCGCACTGATCCATGCAGCAACCATGGTTAAGAGCGGCGTTTATCTCGTCGCCCGGCTCATACCTATCTTCTTCTTAGGCTATTGGGCGGCGGGCATCAATGAGGCCTTCACGTTCTTCATCCTGGTAGCGTGGATCGGAGCAATCACGGCCTTCGTTGCTGCTACTCAGGGTATGACTGCCGTGGAGCTCAAGAAGGCGCTCGCATTTTCGACCGTCAGCCAGATTGGCTACATGATGCTTGCTCTCGGCGTGGCGGGCTTTACTGCCTCCAGTTTAACCGGCGGGTTCACCTCAGGATTATCGCATCTGTTAAGCCATGCGATGTTCAAGGCAGCCCTCTTTCTCTGTGCCGGGTCGGTCATTCACACCGCAGGCTCTATCTATATGACGGATATGGGCGCCCTCAGGAAGTATATGCCCTACACCTGGCTGTTCATGTTCATTGCCTCGCTCTCGCTGATGGGCGTTCCGCCTCTGCCGGGCTTTTGGAGTAAAGACGCGATTCTCGCGTCCGTATGGGCAACGCATAATTATCCCTTATTCCTACTTGCGCTGATCACCGTCGCTATCACTGCGTTCTATACGTTCCGCTTCGTCGGGTTGACGTTTTACGGAAATAAGAGCGAGAACGTGGAGCAGCGCGAGGAAAAAGGCGCGCATCTTGGTGAACCCCACATTACCATGGTGGCTGCCTGTGGCATTTTAGCCGTACTCCTGGTTCTTCTCGGGCTCACCTTTTCCGTTGTAGAACCGTTACTGGAAGGGGGATTCGAATATAGTCTGGTGGAGAAGCTGCATCTGCCCGTGGAGCACCATGGCGCGCATTCTCTTGTGCCGCCAGTACTCTCGCTCATATTCATCGCGCTGGGTGCTGTTCCCGCGTATTTACTCTACATCTCGAAGCGGCACAATCCAGATGGTACGTTGAACGCGCTCTTCGAGAAGTATCCGGTGATGAAGACGCTCCATAAGTTCTTCTGGAATAGATGGTACATCGACAGCACCTATTACAAGATCTTTGTCGATGGCACCATCAAGCTGCTTCCCATTGTGGTCAATCGTATTGAAAATCCACTTGATAACACGTTCCACGCTAAAATCCCGGCCTTCTTCTATTTCATGGCATTCCGAGTCGTAAAACCGTTCGAGAACGGTCTGGACAGAGTGTTCCATCGAATGATACCCGCTATCCCCGGGAAGCTCATTGATCTGGTGAAGTACCTCCAGACCGAGAGGGGCGTTATCGGATTCAATTTACTCTACGTGCTGCTCTTCTACATTTTCGTCCTTCTGCTCATACTCTGGGTGGTGATCTGA
- a CDS encoding NADH-quinone oxidoreductase subunit M, producing the protein MMPYILLQILILPVIAAVFILLSRYQLGRKAGWIAGLTLIYTTALLCMVGIRVAQGEIVFEAYPFGPTLNFNLLADGLSVPVALIMNLCCLVLAFYSIHYVDHRIEAIYGEVDERTWLMYYTRFFFLFPFFATGFMGIAFSTNLLTMYFFMELLTIIPLYFIMAQFGYSDYIERYKVALMCLFWGIVGATLFLFGILLAYTRNGSLEIADLQLLSGDPVATWVIFLMLLGLFTKLAVFPFHVWMPWVHAEHPTCIAGLLAVYANIAAYVVVRVLILPLYSDFKVFGLPMMVAALVTMVYGSLLTLAQTDVKRFAACSTISQISYSVLGLGALTIIGIEGGIFYFLSHIMGKALLFSTAGILVYTTGIRDTTRMGGLVAKMPITTALWFLGAMILSAIPPLSGFTAEWILFTGVFTFGIPAFPVGRAVAIMSLLAVLLTAAYTFTMGKRIFFGPLNPELADNTKIKDPPLTMSIPLFIVALVSFFLAVYPRLIINLFHSVIGPALGGMI; encoded by the coding sequence ATGATGCCGTATATTCTCCTCCAAATACTGATACTGCCCGTCATAGCAGCCGTATTCATCTTACTGAGCAGGTACCAGTTGGGCAGAAAGGCCGGCTGGATCGCAGGCCTCACGCTCATCTACACCACGGCGCTCCTTTGTATGGTGGGCATTCGGGTAGCTCAAGGTGAGATAGTCTTTGAGGCATACCCGTTTGGGCCAACGCTGAATTTCAATCTGTTAGCCGATGGGTTGAGCGTACCGGTGGCATTGATCATGAACCTGTGCTGTCTGGTTCTGGCATTTTACTCGATACACTACGTGGATCACCGCATAGAGGCGATATACGGGGAAGTGGATGAACGGACGTGGCTGATGTATTACACCCGGTTCTTCTTCCTGTTCCCCTTCTTTGCCACGGGGTTCATGGGTATCGCCTTTTCTACGAACCTGCTCACGATGTACTTCTTCATGGAGCTCCTGACCATTATTCCGCTTTATTTCATTATGGCCCAGTTTGGCTATTCCGATTACATCGAGCGGTATAAAGTAGCCCTCATGTGCCTCTTCTGGGGGATAGTCGGGGCGACCCTCTTCCTGTTTGGCATCCTGCTGGCATACACCCGGAATGGCAGTCTTGAAATCGCCGATTTACAACTCCTTTCCGGCGATCCCGTAGCTACCTGGGTAATCTTTCTCATGCTGCTGGGGCTGTTCACGAAGCTGGCGGTATTTCCATTTCACGTCTGGATGCCCTGGGTGCACGCCGAGCATCCCACCTGCATCGCGGGTTTGCTTGCCGTATACGCGAATATCGCGGCGTACGTGGTCGTGCGGGTACTCATCCTACCACTCTACAGCGACTTTAAGGTCTTTGGCTTACCTATGATGGTGGCCGCACTGGTCACCATGGTCTATGGGTCACTCCTCACGCTGGCGCAGACAGACGTGAAGCGATTCGCGGCGTGCTCTACGATTAGCCAGATCTCATACTCGGTCCTCGGGCTGGGAGCGCTCACCATTATCGGTATAGAAGGCGGGATCTTTTACTTCCTCAGTCACATTATGGGGAAGGCCCTCCTCTTCTCCACTGCGGGAATACTGGTGTATACCACAGGAATCAGGGACACGACCAGGATGGGTGGATTGGTGGCGAAAATGCCCATAACCACCGCGCTCTGGTTCCTGGGCGCGATGATACTGTCCGCGATACCGCCCTTAAGTGGGTTTACCGCGGAATGGATACTGTTCACCGGCGTGTTTACGTTCGGCATACCTGCATTTCCGGTAGGCCGTGCAGTCGCGATTATGAGTCTTCTCGCAGTCCTGTTAACCGCGGCCTATACCTTCACGATGGGCAAGAGGATTTTCTTCGGGCCCTTGAACCCGGAACTGGCAGATAATACGAAGATCAAGGACCCGCCATTAACGATGAGTATCCCGCTCTTCATAGTTGCTCTTGTATCCTTCTTCCTGGCCGTGTATCCCCGGCTTATTA